One genomic window of Fusobacterium sp. includes the following:
- a CDS encoding glycosyltransferase family 2 protein: protein MITIFTPSYNRKDTLLRLYESLKRQTAKEFQWIVVDDGSNDGTKELVTDFIEEKVIDIIYEYQKNSGKMRAVNRGVQIAQGEYFFIVDSDDYITDNCIEIIIKEAKNLPENLGGMIFRKIDMTSGKITGKPYPQYRIDSSPVEIVYKLGIDGDKAEVFKTNIIKKNPFKEFEGEKFIPEASVWIKIGEEYKMRYIDEGIYFFEYLDDGYTKNFNTLMKKNPRGFEFYYREMLKYNLPLSNKIKFIIRLIQSKYYRFTGGNK, encoded by the coding sequence ATGATTACAATTTTTACACCTTCATATAATAGAAAAGACACACTTTTAAGACTTTATGAAAGTCTTAAAAGACAAACTGCAAAAGAATTTCAGTGGATAGTTGTAGATGATGGGTCTAATGATGGAACAAAAGAACTTGTAACAGATTTTATTGAAGAAAAGGTTATAGATATTATATATGAATATCAGAAAAATAGTGGAAAAATGAGAGCTGTTAATCGTGGGGTACAAATAGCACAAGGAGAGTATTTTTTCATAGTTGACAGTGATGACTATATTACAGATAATTGTATAGAGATTATAATAAAAGAAGCTAAGAATCTTCCTGAAAATTTAGGTGGGATGATATTTAGAAAAATAGATATGACAAGTGGAAAAATTACAGGAAAACCATATCCTCAGTATAGAATAGATTCATCACCAGTAGAAATAGTATATAAATTGGGAATAGATGGAGATAAAGCTGAAGTGTTTAAAACTAATATTATTAAAAAGAATCCTTTTAAGGAATTTGAAGGAGAAAAATTTATTCCAGAAGCTAGTGTTTGGATTAAAATAGGTGAAGAATATAAAATGAGATATATAGATGAAGGAATATATTTTTTTGAGTATTTAGATGATGGCTATACTAAAAATTTTAATACTCTTATGAAAAAAAATCCAAGGGGATTTGAATTTTATTATAGAGAAATGTTGAAATACAATCTTCCTTTATCTAATAAAATAAAATTTATAATAAGACTTATCCAAAGTAAATATTACAGATTTACAGGAGGAAATAAATGA